One genomic segment of Salinigranum rubrum includes these proteins:
- a CDS encoding elongation factor EF-2 gives MGRRKKIVQECEKLMDKPEQIRNIAIAAHVDHGKTTLSDNLLAGAGMISDETAGQQLAMDTKEDEQERGITIDAANVSMTHEWNDKNHLINLIDTPGHVDFGGDVTRAMRAVDGALVVVDAVEGAMPQTETVVRQALREGVKPALFINKVDRLINELQEGPKEMQERLLDVIADVNELIRGMTQDYEDRDWTVSVEDGTVAFGSALYKWGVSAPSMAETGVGFSEVIEMERNDQRKELHEQSPLSDVVLDMVAEHFPNPLEAQPRRIPTIWRGDDESELARQMREVDDDGDVVFMATDISMDPHAGEIATGRVFSGTIRKGQELYVSGTAGKNRVQSVGVFMGGEREELDRGVPAGNIAAVTGLRDAIAGSTVSSVEMTPFESIEHISEPVITKSVEATRMDDLPKLIQTLQQVAKEDPTIRVEINEDTGEHLISGQGELHLEVITQRIQKNQGIPVNTGEPIVVYREAPTQESREVEGVSPNRHNKFYITVEPLSEDIVDAIKLGDVAMDMPELERREALQELGMDKDTSQDVEHMFGTNILIDDTKGIQHLNETMELVIEGMEEALEDGPLAGEPVQGALLRLHDARLHEDTIHRGPAQVIPAVREAVHRSLIDGQVKLLEPIQDVRIDVPSEYMGSASGEIQGRRGRVDDMYQEGDLMVIEGIAPVEEMIGFSSDIRSATEGRASWNTENAGFRVLADNLQTEKITEIRERKGMKLELPPSVDYI, from the coding sequence ATGGGCCGACGAAAGAAAATCGTACAAGAGTGCGAGAAACTGATGGACAAGCCGGAGCAGATCCGGAACATCGCCATCGCTGCGCACGTCGACCACGGGAAAACGACGCTCTCCGACAACCTCCTCGCGGGCGCCGGCATGATCTCCGACGAGACCGCCGGGCAGCAGCTCGCGATGGACACGAAGGAGGACGAACAGGAACGCGGCATCACCATCGACGCGGCGAACGTCTCGATGACCCACGAGTGGAACGACAAGAACCACCTCATCAACCTCATCGACACGCCGGGCCACGTCGACTTCGGCGGTGACGTGACACGGGCGATGCGCGCCGTCGACGGCGCGCTCGTCGTCGTCGACGCCGTCGAGGGCGCGATGCCGCAGACCGAGACGGTCGTCCGACAGGCGCTGCGCGAGGGCGTCAAGCCGGCGCTGTTCATCAACAAGGTCGACCGCCTCATCAACGAGCTCCAGGAGGGTCCCAAGGAGATGCAAGAGCGGCTCCTCGACGTCATCGCGGACGTCAACGAGCTCATCCGCGGGATGACCCAGGATTACGAGGACCGCGACTGGACCGTCTCCGTCGAGGACGGCACCGTCGCGTTCGGTTCGGCTCTCTACAAGTGGGGCGTCTCCGCCCCCTCGATGGCCGAGACCGGCGTCGGCTTCTCGGAAGTCATCGAGATGGAGCGCAACGACCAGCGGAAGGAACTGCACGAGCAGTCGCCGCTCTCGGACGTGGTGCTCGACATGGTCGCCGAGCACTTCCCGAACCCGCTCGAAGCACAGCCTCGTCGTATCCCGACCATCTGGCGCGGCGACGACGAGTCCGAACTCGCCCGGCAGATGCGGGAGGTCGACGACGACGGCGACGTCGTCTTCATGGCGACGGACATCTCGATGGACCCCCACGCGGGCGAAATCGCCACGGGACGCGTGTTCTCCGGCACCATCCGCAAGGGCCAGGAGCTCTACGTGTCGGGAACGGCGGGCAAGAACCGCGTCCAGTCGGTCGGCGTGTTCATGGGCGGCGAGCGCGAGGAACTCGACCGCGGCGTCCCCGCCGGGAACATCGCGGCCGTGACTGGCCTGCGCGACGCCATCGCCGGTTCTACCGTCTCGTCGGTGGAGATGACGCCGTTCGAGTCCATCGAACACATCTCCGAGCCGGTCATCACGAAGAGCGTCGAGGCGACCCGGATGGACGACCTTCCCAAGCTGATTCAGACGCTCCAGCAGGTCGCGAAGGAGGACCCGACTATCAGGGTCGAGATCAACGAGGACACCGGCGAGCACCTCATCTCCGGGCAGGGCGAACTCCACCTCGAAGTCATCACCCAGCGCATCCAGAAGAACCAGGGCATCCCGGTCAACACCGGTGAGCCCATCGTCGTCTACCGCGAGGCCCCCACCCAGGAGTCCCGCGAGGTCGAGGGCGTCTCGCCGAACCGCCACAACAAGTTCTACATCACCGTCGAGCCGCTCTCCGAAGACATCGTCGACGCCATCAAGCTCGGCGACGTCGCGATGGACATGCCCGAACTGGAGCGCCGCGAGGCGCTGCAGGAGCTCGGCATGGACAAGGACACGTCCCAGGACGTCGAGCACATGTTCGGGACGAACATCCTCATCGACGACACGAAGGGTATCCAGCACCTCAACGAGACGATGGAACTCGTCATCGAGGGGATGGAAGAGGCGCTCGAGGACGGCCCGCTCGCCGGCGAACCGGTCCAGGGTGCGCTCCTTCGCCTCCACGACGCGCGGCTCCACGAGGACACCATCCACCGCGGTCCCGCGCAGGTCATCCCCGCCGTCCGCGAGGCCGTCCACCGGTCGCTCATCGACGGTCAGGTGAAGCTGCTCGAACCCATCCAGGACGTCCGCATCGACGTCCCCTCGGAGTACATGGGCTCGGCCTCGGGTGAGATTCAGGGTCGACGCGGCCGCGTCGACGACATGTACCAGGAGGGCGACCTCATGGTCATCGAGGGCATCGCGCCCGTCGAGGAGATGATCGGCTTCTCCAGCGACATCCGCTCGGCGACCGAAGGCCGCGCCTCCTGGAACACGGAGAACGCCGGCTTCCGCGTGCTGGCCGACAACCTCCAGACGGAGAAGATCACGGAGATCCGCGAGCGGAAGGGCATGAAGCTCGAACTGCCGCCGTCGGTCGACTACATCTAA